A part of Pelecanus crispus isolate bPelCri1 chromosome 22, bPelCri1.pri, whole genome shotgun sequence genomic DNA contains:
- the ZBTB7B gene encoding zinc finger and BTB domain-containing protein 7B, with protein sequence MMASPEDDLIGIPFPEHSSELLSCLNEQRQLGLLCDVTIKTQGLEYRTHRAVLAASSRYFKKLFAGPGPGQEVCELDFVGPEALGALLEFAYTATLTISSANMGEVLRAARLLEIPCVIAACVEILQGSGMEAPGPDDGDCERARRYLEAFAAFPEGEAPAPPPPRPAARRSKKTRKFLQARGAQLNNHAEEPPAEAEGCGSPPPPPQPPSPPLPEGLPLPYESFELPEEEELPPHPFPFPYQPPLSPEEAASDEDTIDPDLMAYLSSLHHESLAPGLDTPDKLVRKRRSQMPQECPVCHKVIHGAGKLPRHMRTHTGEKPFACQVCGVRFTRNDKLKIHMRKHTGERPYSCQHCSARFLHSYDLKNHMHLHTGARPYECYLCHKAFAKDDHLQRHLKGQNCLEVRTRRRRRDEPPPPPAGPPGLDLSNGRLEGLRLSIARYWGSGRPKEEEEEPEGEEGPQPDGAVPVETA encoded by the exons ATGATGGCCAGCCCGGAGGACGACCTCATCGGCATCCCCTTCCCCGAGCACAGCAGcgagctgctgagctgcctgaATGAGCAgcggcagctggggctgctctgcGACGTCACCATCAAGACTCAGGGGCTGGAATACCGCACCCACCGCGCCGTCCTGGCCGCCTCCAGCCGCTACTTCAAGAAGCTCTttgccgggccggggccggggcaggaggtCTGCGAGCTGGACTTCGTGGGGCCGGAGGCACTGGGCGCGTTGCTGGAGTTCGCCTACACGGCCACGCTCACCATCAGCAGCGCCAACATGGGCGAGGTGCTGCGTGCCGCCCGGCTGCTGGAGATCCCCTGCGTGATCGCCGCCTGCGTGGAGATCCTGCAGGGCAGTGGCATGGAGGCGCCCGGCCCCGACGACGGCGACTGCGAACGCGCCCGCCGTTACCTGGAGGCTTTCGCTGCCTTCCCCGAGGGTGaggcgcccgccccgccgcccccccgccccgctgcccgccgcagCAAGAAGACCCGCAAGTTCCTGCAAGCCCGCGGCGCCCAGCTCAACAACCACGCCGAGGAGCCGCCTGCCGAGGCCGAGGGCTgcggcagccccccgccacccccccagCCGCCCTCACCCCCCCTGCCcgaggggctgcccctgccctaCGAGAGCTTCGAGCTgcccgaggaggaggagctgcccccacaccccttccccttcccctacCAGCCCCCGCTGTCCCCCGAGGAGGCCGCCTCCGACGAGGACACCATTGACCCTGACCTGATGGCGTACCTGAGCTCGCTGCACCACGAGTCGCTGGCGCCTGGGCTGGATACACCCGACAAGCTGGTGCGCAAACGCCGCTCGCAGATGCCCCAGGAGTGCCCCGTCTGCCACAAGGTCATCCACGGCGCCGGCAAGCTGCCCCGTCACATGCGCACGCACACGGGCGAGAAGCCCTTCGCCTGCCAGGTCTGCGGGGTCCGCTTCACACG GAACGACAAGCTGAAGATCCACATGCGCAAGCACACGGGTGAGCGGCCCTActcctgccagcactgcagcGCCCGCTTCCTGCACAGCTACGACCTGAAGAACCACATGCACCTGCACACGGGCGCCCGGCCCTACGAGTGCTACCTCTGCCACAAGGCCTTCGCCAAGGACGACCACCTCCAGCGGCACCTCAAGGGCCAGAACTGCCTGGAAGTGCggacccgccgccgccgccgcgacGAGCCACCCCCGCCGCCTGCCGGCCCACCTGGCCTCGACCTCTCCAACGGGCGGCTGGAGGGGCTGCGCCTCTCCATCGCCCGCTACTGGGGTTCGGGACGGcccaaggaggaggaagaggagccgGAGGGCGAGGAAGGGCCACAGCCGGACGGCGCCGTGCCGGTGGAGACGGCGTAG
- the DCST1 gene encoding E3 ubiquitin-protein ligase DCST1: MELVTAPGQERSAGTKALRRQKPPNTTLKRAVVSLLPAPCSRFLWSRPDQYRSSKFFLGAGMGTLLGLGLCQLLIVPMNITEMRKVQISCGLTGVTALGWATSPHFRCASLLVAPKFLGKEGRVYVLSFVLAAIYNGPVANTWHNLEEVTRSLGCVAELQVNHSRHLWRLSTAPLRTVMEDMARSGRMLSTEMQNISRAFVGLNDEVASEAGYDLQQHPQPDTQPAPSTQQLYEKKTKMRCIYMFRLGMQRCRDWFNAKHKACMAHVTVPLISHLVCLPMTFKFVCHIADAMRSWCWDKIPVEGNFGQMYDLVNNSVSKLKEDFSASVVSQEMNREMLLGTNVSAEQLMEEVTSHLRQHGTSLGQAFSFFRLLLSCTFLLVFISAFFYTKRYCQDIRFDNIYITTYFRQIDARRRKQHKRTLLPLLRAEISAVIFPCRLAVQRPELQSMVLELLECIPPLLLLLLACGLDHTLFTMLSVIQQHSFVQYSFHSSHHLAVEVTGTSLMARLLRSTIGALNTSSDTQLEMSNFACLPQPRGMTRQQYVGSCLPLAVLALLCLAQVFTYRLRRAIAAFYFPKREKSRVLYLYNKLLQQRQSFVRRQRRRIARQARQHPGLGTSLLEWCCQRWPRLRRWMRRSCTVCGAPKSPRHRVCPAPACGAPYCGSCWREVGGTCLLCAPRDRDLSQDSSEEDTGYAA, translated from the exons ATGGAGCTGGTGACGGCTCCTGGGCAAGAGCGCTCGGCTGGGACAAAGGCACTCAGGAGGCAGAAACCACCCAACACGA cccTGAAGCGAGCGGTGGTCTCGCTGCTGCCCGCCCCGTGCAGCCGGTTCCTCTGGAGCCGGCCAGACCAGTACCGCAGCAGCAAGTTCTTCCTGGGCGCTGGCATGGGGACCCTCCTTGGCCTTG ggctctgccagctcctcaTTGTCCCCATGAACATTACGGAGATGCGCAAGGTGCAGATCTCCTGTGGGCTGACGG GGGTGACAGCCTTGGGCTGGGCCACGTCCCCGCACTTTCGCTGTGCCAGCCTGCTCGTGGCCCCCAAATTCCTGGGCAAGGAGGGTCGGGTCTACGTCCTGTCCTTCGTCCTCGCCGCTATCTATAATG GGCCCGTGGCCAACACATGGCACAACCTGGAGGAGGTGACGCGCTCGCTGGGCTGCGTGGCGGAGCTGCAGGTCAACCACAGCCGCCACCTCTGGCGCTTGTCGACGGCCCCGCTGCGCACGGTGATGGAGGACATGGCG CGGAGCGGGCGGATGCTGAGCACCGAGATGCAGAACATCTCGCGCGCCTTCGTGGGGCTGAACGACGAGGTGGCCAGCGAGGCGGGCTATgacctgcagcagcacccacagccggacacccagccagcccccagcacccagcagctctATGAGAAGAAGACCAAAATGCGCTGCATCT ATATGTTCAGGCTGGGCATGCAGCGCTGCCGGGACTGGTTCAACGCCAAGCACAAGGCTTGCATGGCGCACGTGACCGTGCCCCTCATCAGCCACCTTGTCTGCCTGCCCATGACGTTCAAGTTTGTCTGCCACATTGCTGACG CTATGCGCAGCTGGTGCTGGGACAAGATCCCCGTGGAGGGCAACTTCGGGCAGATGTACGACCTGGTGAACAACTCCGTCAGCAAACTCAAGGAGGACTTCAGTGCCAGCGTCGTCTCCCAG GAGATGAACCGCGAGATGCTGCTGGGCACCAATGTGTCGGCGGAGCAGCTGATGGAGGAGGTGACCTCGCACCTGCGGCAGCACGGCACCAGCCTGGGCCaggctttctccttcttccgcctgctgctctcctgcaccTTCCTCCTCGTCTTCATCTC GGCTTTCTTCTACACCAAGCGGTACTGCCAGGACATCCGCTTCGACAACATCTACATCACCACCTACTTCCGCCAGATCGATGCCCGCCGCAGAAAGCAG CACAAGCGGacgctgctgcccctgctccggGCAGAGATCTCAGCCGTCATCTTCCCGTGCCGCCTGGCCGTGCAGCGGCCCGAGCTGCAGAGCATG gtgctggagctgctggagtgcATCCcgcccctgctcctcctcctcctcgcctgCGGCCTGGACCACACGCTCTTCACCATGCTCAGTGTCATCCAGCAGCACTCCTTCGTGCAGTACTCCTTCCACA GCAGCCACCACTTGGCCGTGGAGGTGACAGGCACGTCCCTGATGGCTCGGCTCCTGCGGAGCACCATCGGGGCCCTCAACACCTCCTCTGACACCCAGCTGGAGATGTCCAACTTCG CCTGcctgccgcagccccggggcatGACGAGGCAGCAGTAcgtgggcagctgcctgcccctggCCGTGCTGGCGCTGCTCTGCCTGGCCCAGGTCTTCACGTACCGTCTGCGCCGCGCCATCGCTGCCTTCTACTTCCCTAAG CGGGAGAAGAGCCGTGTGCTCTACCTCTACAacaagctgctgcagcagcggCAGAGCTTCGTCCGCCGGCAGCGGAGGCGCATTGCCCGGCAGGCACGGCAGCACCCGGGACTg GGGACGTCGCTGCTGGAGTGGTGCTGCCAGCGCTGGCCGCGCTTGCGCCGCTGGATGCGCCGGAGCTGCACGGTGTGCGGGGCCCCCAAGAGCCCTCGGCACCGGGTCTGCCCTGCGCCCGCCTGCGGGGCCCCGTACTGCGGGTCGTGCTGGAGGGAGGTGGGCGGCACGTGCCTCCTCTGTGCCCCCAGGGACCGCGACCTCTCCCAGGACAGCAGCGAGGAGGACACGGGGTACGCGGCCTGA
- the DCST2 gene encoding LOW QUALITY PROTEIN: DC-STAMP domain-containing protein 2 (The sequence of the model RefSeq protein was modified relative to this genomic sequence to represent the inferred CDS: inserted 2 bases in 1 codon; deleted 1 base in 1 codon): PLEPTTVGAAPEPAHCEPPIPPAVFRHXQHLSEHQEPRRAQCGMGLVSWLGRALQGLKRQGKEPAPWSGGERPRQMHRPGEANESRELARSAGGFVLGMALASLYGALVLLAQGHNVWYCVVTTTSLGAALGLGMAFSVKARATVLLSLPHIFTNEGKMLLLLLALGMAVQGPCTNILHNFSRATETLSCGAELALNQTAERLQRAQEPLLNVLSKIKDIAQKAKVVGDRVRKFFRSIMDSVSHIARALHNVWLWLANMGRICNQELGTPYRRCLHIFNEAKDKCERAIPLLFFLCYIIITFKPLCGLASIVLVFCIIPEYIQNFLRRRIAAPLSNSLDRVRQEFEFNISATHRFDVSLNASKSLGEVALDIMEGVRQHMEPTRQALGLFLHISFCGILYMYLQALRYRHRYLQDETFDNVYITRRFVELDLRRAEQGRPTVLPLTAWESGRYIAPAGLLLSRQERRQYGLQLVGVLRHVLLGVSIVLADYSLFWLLDLIQHQLRGEIVARAPAVLGVSVNGTGYTSEIFRDLVSAYDMLQQGNISVLSQRCLLQPVEPDYSTYLSMGLLYGVCLFIAVFGSHVARLRRVVCAAYYPCREQERTAFLHTTILARRAGLARALRQAAMQRTADAGQGNLLLFLTSRLPTISRLARFFGIQQKRCLACGMLEQPDFIACITPNCKGLYCSECYQTLSNICSVCMGPLSYGDAKDEEMDSSDEETVGLWLSAMRVLQGQEQGQLLRQRIREVAGGRGGSRRLPPKLAAWLRAQLKEEMSGESDRGSSGVDSEDSSLSSLDFGYQEQPESSGSELEEVVALQPPSSKGRAR, translated from the exons CCACTGGAACCCACAACGGTGGGA GCTGCCCCGGAACCAGCGCATTGTGAGCCGCCCATTCCACCCGCCGTATTCCGACA CCAGCACCTGAGCGAGCACCAGGAGCCCAGGAGAGCCCAGTGCGGCATGGGGCTGGTCTCGtggctgggcagagccctgcagggGCTGAAGCGCCAGGGGAAGGAGCCGGCACCGTGGTCTGGGGGCGAGCGGCCCCGGCAGATGCACCGGCCCGGGGAGGCGAACGAGTCGCGGGAATTGGCCCGCAGTGCTGGTGGCTTCGTGCTGGGCATGGCCCTGGCCAGCTTGTACGGGGCTCTGGTGCTGCTGGCGCAGGGCCACAACGTCTGGTACTGCGTGGTCACCACCACCAGCCTGGGCGCGGCACTGGGGCTGGGCATGGCATTCTCTGTAAAGGCGCGGGCCACTGTGCTGCTATCGCTGCCCCACATCTTCACCA ACGAggggaagatgctgctgctgctgctggcgctggGCATGGCCGTGCAAGGCCCCTGCACCAACATCCTGCACAACTTCTCCCGGGCCACCGAGACACTGTCGTGTGGGGCTGAGCTTGCCCTTAACCAGACGGCCGAGCGGCTGCAACGTGCCCAGGAGCCGCTGCTGA ACGTGCTGTCCAAAATCAAGGACATTGCCCAGAAAGCCAAAGTGGTGGGCGACCGTGTCCGCAAGTTCTTCCGCTCCATCATGGACTCTGTCAGCCACATTG CCCGAGCCCTGCACAACGTCTGGCTGTGGCTGGCAAACATGGGCAGGATATGCAACCAGGAGCTGGGCACGCCATACCGCCGCTGCCTGCACATCTTCAATGAGGCCAAGGACAAGTGCGAGCGCGCCAtccccctcctcttcttcctctgctacATCATCATCACCTTCAAGCCCCTCTGCGGGCTGGCCAGCA TTGTCCTCGTCTTCTGCATCATCCCAGAGTACATCCAGAACTTCCTCAGGAGGAGAATCGCAGCCC CCCTCAGCAACTCTCTGGACCGTGTCCGCCAGGAGTTCGAGTTCAATATTTCGGCCACACACCGCTTCGACGTCAGCCTCAACGCCAGCAAGAGCCTGGGGGAGGTGGCCCTGGACATCATGGAGGGCGTGCGCCAGCACATGGAGCCCACCCGCCAGGCCCTGGGGCTCTTCCTGCACATCTCCTTCTGCGGCATCCTCTACATGTACCTCCA GGCGCTGCGGTACCGTCACCGGTACCTGCAGGATGAGACCTTCGACAACGTTTACATCACGCGGCGCTTTGTGGAGCTGGACCTGCGGCGGGCGGAGCAAGGCAGACCCACTGTGCTGCCGCTGACAGCCTGGGAGAGCGGCCGCTACATCGCCCCGG CTGGGCTGTTGCTGTCGCGGCAGGAGCGGCGCCAGTACGGGCTGCAGCTGGTTGGGGTCCTGCGCCACGTGCTGCTGGGGGTCAGCATCGTCCTGGCCGACTACAGCCTCTTCTGGCTGCTCGACCTCATCCAGCACCAGCTGCGCGGGGAGATCGTCGCCAGGG CACCGGCGGTGCTGGGCGTCAGCGTCAACGGCACGGGCTACACCAGTGAGATTTTCCGGGATTTAGTCTCTGCCTATgacatgctgcagcagggcaaCATCTCGGTGCTGTCCCAGCgctgcctcctccagcccgTGGAGCCCGACTACAGCACCTACCTCAGCATGG GACTCCTGTACGGTGTCTGCCTCTTCATCGCTGTCTTCGGCAGCCACGTGGCACGCCTGCGCCGGGTGGTGTGTGCTGCCTACTACCCGTGCCGTGAGCAG GAGCGCACGGCCTTCCTCCACACCACCATCCTGGCacggcgggcagggctggcgcGTGCCCTGCGCCAAGCTGCCATGCAGCGCACGGCTGACGCCGGGCAAGGCaacctgctcctcttcctcacttCCAG GCTGCCCACCATTTCCCGGCTGGCTCGGTTCTTCGGCATCCAGCAGAAACGCTGCCTGGCCTGTGGGATGCTGGAGCAGCCGGACTTCATCGCGTGCATCACGCCCAACTGTAAAG GGTTGTATTGCAGCGAGTGCTACCAAACCCTGAGCAACATCTGCTCCGTCTGCATGGGTCCCCTGAGCTACGGGGATGCCAAGGATGAGGAGAT ggacTCCAGCGACGAGGAGACGGTGGGGCTGTGGCTGAGTGCCATGCGGGTgctgcagggccaggagcaAGGGCAGCTGCTGCGGCAGCGCATCCGGGAGgtggcggggggccgggggggcagccgGCGGCTGCCCCCCAAGCTGGCAGCCTGGCTGCGAGCCCAGCTGAAGGAGGAGATGAGCGGGGAGAGCGACAGGGGCAGCAGCGGGGTGGACAGCGAGGACAGCTCGCTCTCCAG CCTGGACTTTGGCTACCAGGAGCAGCCCGAGAGCAGCGGCAGCgagctggaggaggtggtggcCCTGCAGCCGcccagcagcaagggcagggccCGGTGA